One window of the Lipingzhangella halophila genome contains the following:
- a CDS encoding MFS transporter, whose protein sequence is MGGAPERLGEADPRARWALAALCVTVTTSYGVLYYAFPVLAPMARDDTGWSLVHMTAAFSAAQVVAGLGGAPVGRWMERSGPRSVMTAAAVLGAVAAGAIAAAPSLPVFTLAWLAAGVAMAGLLYPPAFAAITHWFGARRVRALTVLTLVAGLSSTIFAPLAEALGSALGWRGAYVVLALIMVAVVIPLHAFALTPVWRSVRGTGAGRAAASSVGPIVASRAFLALTAAVSLGAFAVYAVIVNLVPLLDARGIDATTAAWALGIGGIGQVLGRLVYMPLERCSGPVSRLVVVLAAAAATTGLLGVVAAPVVAIAAASLLAGMARGIFTLVQATAVSDRWGAERYATLNGIMHTPLMLAIALAPWAGSALAGPLGGYPAVFLALAGVSALGAVAGLFTRPGRETASR, encoded by the coding sequence GTGGGCGGCGCGCCCGAGCGGCTCGGCGAGGCCGATCCGCGGGCGCGCTGGGCTCTCGCCGCTCTGTGCGTCACCGTCACCACGAGCTACGGGGTGCTCTACTACGCCTTCCCCGTACTCGCCCCCATGGCCAGGGACGACACCGGCTGGTCCCTGGTCCACATGACGGCCGCGTTCTCCGCCGCGCAGGTGGTGGCCGGTCTCGGCGGGGCGCCAGTCGGGCGGTGGATGGAACGCTCGGGGCCGCGCTCGGTCATGACCGCCGCTGCCGTGCTGGGGGCCGTGGCGGCGGGGGCGATCGCCGCGGCGCCCAGCCTGCCGGTCTTCACCCTGGCGTGGCTGGCCGCCGGGGTGGCGATGGCCGGGCTGCTCTACCCGCCGGCGTTCGCCGCGATCACCCACTGGTTCGGGGCGCGCCGCGTGCGCGCGCTGACCGTGTTGACCCTGGTGGCCGGGCTGTCGAGCACAATCTTCGCTCCGCTGGCCGAGGCACTGGGCTCGGCGCTGGGGTGGCGCGGGGCCTACGTGGTGCTGGCGCTCATCATGGTCGCCGTTGTGATCCCGCTGCACGCCTTCGCGCTGACTCCGGTGTGGCGCAGCGTGCGCGGCACAGGAGCCGGGCGCGCGGCGGCCAGCTCCGTCGGGCCCATTGTCGCCAGCCGAGCGTTTCTCGCGCTGACCGCCGCGGTCTCCCTTGGAGCGTTCGCGGTCTACGCCGTCATTGTGAATCTTGTCCCGCTGCTGGATGCCCGGGGGATCGACGCGACAACCGCCGCGTGGGCACTCGGCATCGGCGGCATCGGCCAGGTGCTGGGCCGGCTTGTCTACATGCCGCTGGAGCGCTGTAGCGGCCCGGTGTCCCGGCTGGTGGTGGTGCTCGCCGCGGCCGCCGCGACGACCGGCCTGCTCGGCGTCGTCGCCGCTCCCGTCGTGGCGATCGCGGCCGCCTCCCTCCTCGCGGGGATGGCTCGGGGCATCTTCACCCTGGTGCAGGCCACCGCGGTCTCCGACCGCTGGGGTGCCGAGCGCTACGCGACGCTCAACGGCATCATGCACACCCCGCTCATGCTCGCGATCGCCCTGGCCCCATGGGCCGGCTCGGCCCTGGCGGGGCCGCTGGGGGGCTACCCCGCTGTGTTCCTCGCCCTGGCGGGAGTCAGCGCCCTGGGCGCTGTCGCGGGCCTGTTCACCCGCCCGGGGCGGGAGACCGCGTCGCGGTGA
- a CDS encoding recombinase family protein — protein sequence MALIGLVRVSTDKQNTKRQRDALDPICLKVFEEKVSGRLAAGDRPALLEALTHIRDGDMLTVQEFDRLGRNLLEGLIVLNDLFQLGIAVKVLEGIAAGEHTERSLILDLALALAEDRRRDIVRKTNNGLGAARRRGRIGGRRPVVDDDKRAAILARRRRGESIRTIAAGVKVSVGVVHKTLAAAKDS from the coding sequence ATGGCGCTCATCGGCCTGGTCCGGGTCAGCACCGACAAGCAGAACACCAAGCGGCAGCGCGACGCCCTCGACCCGATCTGCCTGAAGGTGTTCGAGGAGAAGGTCAGCGGTAGGCTCGCCGCCGGCGACCGGCCCGCGCTGCTGGAGGCGCTGACCCACATCCGCGACGGCGACATGCTGACCGTCCAGGAATTCGACCGCCTCGGCCGCAACCTCCTGGAGGGACTGATCGTCCTCAACGACCTGTTCCAGCTCGGCATCGCCGTCAAGGTACTGGAGGGCATCGCCGCCGGCGAGCACACCGAACGCTCCCTGATCCTCGACCTGGCCCTCGCCCTGGCCGAAGACCGGCGCCGCGACATCGTCCGCAAGACCAACAACGGCCTGGGCGCCGCCCGCCGCCGCGGCCGCATCGGCGGGCGGCGCCCCGTGGTCGATGACGACAAGCGTGCCGCGATCCTGGCCCGCCGCCGGCGCGGAGAATCCATCCGCACCATTGCCGCCGGGGTCAAGGTCTCGGTCGGCGTCGTCCACAAGACCCTCGCAGCCGCCAAGGACTCGTAG
- a CDS encoding flavin-containing monooxygenase — protein MIIGAGQAGLATARTALRRGVRPIVLEAAGEPGGSWPHYYDSLTLFSPNRFSGLPGMNLPGGGDRYPRRDEVVDYLRRYAAELDADIRFGHRVKRLDSEHARLTAVTDGGERFAASAVVVASGGFGRPYVPALPGLDGFGGRVLHAAEYRSPEPFAGQRVVVVGGGNSAVQIGVELAAVADVSLATRKPLSWMRQRPLGRDMHWWFTRTGLDTAPLGSLWRRLPPPVLDDGRQRAAVEAGRPDRRPMFTRVIADGVEWSDGAREPVDTVILATGYRPALGFLEGTPAVDEHGAPRHRKGVSTTVPGLGYVGLEFQRSFSSATLRGVGRDARYVLGRLGVH, from the coding sequence ATGATTATCGGCGCCGGCCAGGCCGGGCTGGCAACCGCACGGACCGCGCTGCGGCGCGGGGTCCGGCCGATCGTGCTGGAGGCGGCCGGAGAGCCCGGCGGCTCGTGGCCGCACTACTACGACAGCCTCACACTGTTCTCGCCCAACCGGTTCTCCGGCCTTCCCGGCATGAACCTGCCTGGCGGGGGAGATCGCTACCCGAGACGCGACGAGGTGGTCGACTACCTGCGGCGCTACGCCGCGGAGCTCGACGCCGACATTCGTTTCGGCCACCGGGTCAAGCGGCTCGATTCCGAGCACGCCCGCCTCACGGCCGTGACGGACGGCGGGGAGCGCTTCGCCGCGAGCGCTGTTGTCGTAGCCTCCGGCGGCTTCGGCCGCCCGTATGTGCCCGCGCTTCCCGGCCTGGACGGGTTCGGTGGCCGGGTGCTGCACGCGGCGGAGTACCGGTCCCCGGAACCCTTCGCGGGTCAGCGCGTCGTGGTCGTGGGCGGCGGTAACTCGGCCGTGCAGATTGGGGTGGAGCTCGCGGCGGTCGCCGACGTCAGCCTGGCCACCCGAAAGCCGCTCTCCTGGATGCGGCAGCGCCCCTTGGGGCGGGATATGCACTGGTGGTTCACGCGCACCGGGCTGGACACCGCGCCGCTCGGCTCGCTGTGGCGCCGCCTGCCGCCTCCCGTGCTGGACGACGGTCGCCAGCGTGCGGCGGTCGAGGCGGGCCGACCGGACCGGCGGCCGATGTTCACCCGCGTGATCGCCGACGGGGTCGAATGGAGCGACGGCGCGCGGGAGCCGGTGGACACGGTCATCCTGGCGACCGGATACCGACCGGCGTTGGGGTTCCTGGAGGGAACACCCGCCGTGGACGAGCACGGCGCGCCGCGGCACCGCAAAGGGGTGTCCACAACGGTGCCCGGACTCGGGTACGTGGGCCTGGAGTTCCAGCGCAGCTTCTCCTCGGCCACGCTGCGCGGCGTCGGACGCGACGCGCGGTACGTGCTGGGCCGCCTCGGCGTGCACTGA
- a CDS encoding class I SAM-dependent methyltransferase codes for MTTTSQFNARRYWNKRLKRDWSLHGVGMVQLAHSYNRWMYRVRRQVFQRTVRTSRIDVARSDVLDIGSGTGFYIDLWQKLGARQVNGVDIADSAVAKLTKAFPGVRFERGDISEELPFEPASFDAISAFDVLIHVVDDDKYHQALHNIHDLLKPGGTFVFSEPFPHDRRVGNGKHHLCRRLDEVQDALVEAGFEIVSRRPMFSIMASPVDTAKKWRRDLWYKRLVPILNKPFWGGAAGGLMFPFELLLTRVKRESVSMELMVCRKPADS; via the coding sequence ATGACCACAACCTCCCAGTTCAACGCACGACGCTACTGGAACAAGCGGCTGAAGCGCGACTGGAGCCTGCACGGCGTCGGGATGGTGCAGCTCGCGCACAGCTACAACCGGTGGATGTACCGGGTGCGCCGGCAGGTGTTCCAGCGCACTGTCCGTACCTCCCGGATCGACGTGGCGCGCTCCGACGTCCTCGACATCGGGTCGGGCACCGGCTTCTACATCGACCTGTGGCAGAAACTGGGCGCTCGCCAGGTCAACGGGGTGGACATCGCCGACAGTGCGGTGGCCAAGCTCACCAAGGCGTTCCCCGGCGTCCGGTTCGAGCGCGGCGACATCTCCGAGGAACTGCCGTTCGAGCCGGCCTCCTTCGACGCCATCTCCGCGTTCGACGTCCTCATCCACGTGGTGGACGACGACAAGTACCACCAGGCGCTGCACAACATCCACGACCTGCTCAAGCCGGGCGGGACCTTCGTCTTCTCCGAGCCCTTCCCGCACGACCGGCGGGTGGGTAACGGCAAGCACCACCTGTGCCGCAGGCTCGACGAGGTGCAGGACGCCCTCGTCGAGGCCGGGTTCGAGATCGTCAGCCGGCGGCCCATGTTCTCGATCATGGCCTCGCCGGTCGACACCGCGAAGAAGTGGCGGCGCGACCTCTGGTACAAGCGGCTGGTGCCGATCCTGAACAAGCCGTTCTGGGGCGGGGCCGCCGGCGGCCTCATGTTCCCCTTCGAGCTGCTGCTCACACGCGTGAAGCGGGAAAGTGTGTCGATGGAGCTCATGGTGTGCCGCAAGCCGGCCGACTCCTGA
- a CDS encoding TetR/AcrR family transcriptional regulator, whose translation MARPRTFDETAVVAAARDRFWSSGYAGTGMSDLMDATGLSKASLYNTFGNKHTLYMRAFADYCSGTLDAIEAELDVPDDEAAGRLCRLIERLADSPSGSGGGQPPPTACFLAKAPAELAAQDPEVAHAARQTYGRLEELLVRGVAAAQRAGAVSDSHDARSMARHVLVALRGIEALTSAGVEHTVVADAAASLIETVFRDATPRNR comes from the coding sequence ATGGCACGTCCCAGAACGTTCGACGAGACGGCGGTGGTCGCGGCGGCCCGTGACCGGTTCTGGTCCTCGGGCTACGCCGGCACCGGCATGAGCGACCTGATGGACGCGACCGGGCTGAGCAAGGCGAGCCTGTACAACACCTTCGGCAACAAGCACACGCTCTATATGCGGGCGTTCGCCGACTACTGCAGCGGAACCCTCGACGCGATCGAGGCCGAGCTCGACGTGCCCGACGATGAGGCCGCGGGCAGGTTGTGCCGCCTCATCGAGCGTCTCGCCGACAGCCCCAGCGGTTCGGGCGGGGGACAACCGCCGCCCACGGCCTGCTTCCTGGCCAAGGCGCCCGCCGAGCTCGCTGCCCAGGATCCCGAGGTCGCGCACGCCGCGCGGCAGACCTACGGCAGGCTCGAAGAGCTCCTGGTGCGCGGCGTCGCGGCCGCTCAGCGGGCCGGCGCGGTGTCGGACTCCCACGACGCCCGCTCCATGGCGCGCCACGTCCTGGTTGCCCTGCGCGGGATCGAGGCCCTCACCTCGGCCGGCGTCGAGCACACCGTGGTCGCCGATGCTGCCGCCAGCCTCATCGAGACCGTGTTCCGAGACGCCACACCACGAAATCGTTGA
- a CDS encoding Tn3 family transposase produces MPVEFLTDDEATAYGRYAGPPSRADLERVFFLDDEDRAQVAQRRGQHMKLGFALQLVTVRWLGTFLEDPLDVPGTVLEFVAERLEIEDPSQVKRYAERRETPFDHQRDIRRVYGWRDFASAEAEFAAWVAARSWTSGDGPKAIFTEGVGWLAERKVLLPGVTTLARLVAKVRDDTTERLRGALEGLLTLGQRYVLDQLLEVAAGSRVSDLERWRKGVAPRASGPTIIKALDQVAEIEGLELADLGAEALVPPRRLGELAKYGMRADASALRRHPDGRRLATLLATVRHLESKSVDDTLELLDLLMTTELVNKAHNASDKEKVRKHPKLAKSAARLAVAVEALFASEGWGGSEERVRVAQVWEAIEAVTSRTELRAALVLVNENAGPAEAAVPDDWRSELVGRYTTVSGFLKVLPEVIEFGANAEGAPVLEAMKCLPGVLAHRSRLSAPLIPGRLIDAGVVNGPWKRLVFGHPAREDGSVNRHAYAFCVLERFWRGLKRREIYAGASTKWRSPQAELLEGAQWEAIRPEALTALSLPASPDELLAEHSRALDTALRQVGGRLIANPDVGVDEAGKIHLSGAKAVEEPPSLVDLRARTTAMLPRVELPEVVLEVMSWVPELAEAFTAVSGGRSRLKDLPVSVAACLTAHSLNVGYRPIAKKGIEALERSRLSHVYQNYFRPETLSSANAPLVDKQAGLPLAQAWGGGLVAAVDGMRFVVPVPAAFARPNRKYFGSKRGMTWLNAMNDRGMGRGAKVVSGTIRDSLHMVDVLFGLDGGELPEVVVSDTGSYSDLVFGLLELLGISYRPALADLPDQKGWRISPSADYGPLNTFARGKVDLRKIRRSWEDILRVVASIYTGTVRTYDVVTMLQRDGHPTALGEAIASYGRIFKTLHILHYIDVDETYRRDIKDIRNLQENRHSLARKICHGKKGELYHRYERGLENQLGALGLVLNCATLWTTVYLDAAVGRLKAQGYPVREEDMARLSPFVHSHLGVHGTYTFALPELAPGAIRDLRDPDTAEDDDEI; encoded by the coding sequence ATGCCAGTGGAGTTCCTGACCGATGACGAGGCGACCGCTTACGGGCGGTACGCGGGGCCGCCGTCGCGGGCGGATCTGGAGCGGGTGTTCTTCCTCGATGACGAGGACCGGGCGCAGGTCGCGCAGCGGCGCGGCCAGCACATGAAGCTCGGGTTCGCGCTCCAGCTGGTGACGGTTCGGTGGCTGGGGACGTTTCTGGAGGACCCGCTGGACGTGCCGGGCACGGTGCTGGAGTTCGTCGCCGAGCGGTTGGAGATCGAGGACCCCTCCCAGGTGAAGCGGTATGCCGAGCGGCGGGAGACGCCGTTCGATCATCAGCGCGACATCCGGCGGGTGTACGGGTGGAGGGACTTCGCCTCGGCGGAGGCCGAGTTCGCGGCGTGGGTGGCGGCCAGGTCGTGGACGTCGGGGGACGGCCCGAAGGCGATCTTCACCGAGGGAGTGGGGTGGCTGGCCGAGCGCAAGGTGCTGCTGCCGGGCGTGACGACGCTGGCCCGGCTGGTGGCGAAAGTCCGCGACGACACGACGGAGCGGTTGCGGGGTGCGCTGGAGGGGCTGCTGACCCTCGGCCAGCGCTACGTGCTGGATCAGCTGCTGGAGGTTGCGGCCGGGTCGCGGGTGTCGGATCTGGAGCGGTGGCGCAAGGGCGTGGCGCCGCGCGCGTCCGGCCCGACGATCATCAAGGCGCTGGACCAGGTGGCCGAGATCGAGGGCTTGGAACTGGCGGACCTGGGGGCGGAGGCGCTGGTGCCACCGCGCCGGTTGGGCGAGCTCGCCAAGTACGGGATGCGGGCCGACGCCTCGGCGCTGCGCCGCCATCCGGACGGCCGCCGGCTGGCGACACTGCTGGCCACGGTCCGCCACCTGGAGTCCAAGTCGGTCGACGACACCCTGGAGCTGCTCGATCTGCTGATGACGACCGAGCTGGTGAACAAGGCGCACAACGCCTCCGACAAGGAGAAGGTCCGCAAGCATCCCAAGCTGGCCAAATCCGCGGCCAGGCTGGCGGTCGCGGTGGAGGCGCTGTTCGCCTCCGAGGGCTGGGGCGGCTCCGAGGAACGGGTGCGGGTCGCCCAGGTGTGGGAGGCGATCGAGGCGGTCACGTCCCGCACCGAGCTGCGTGCCGCGCTGGTCCTGGTGAACGAGAACGCAGGGCCGGCGGAGGCCGCTGTCCCCGATGACTGGCGCTCAGAGCTGGTGGGCCGCTACACGACGGTGTCGGGGTTCTTGAAGGTGCTGCCGGAGGTGATCGAGTTCGGCGCGAACGCCGAGGGCGCGCCGGTGCTGGAGGCGATGAAGTGCCTGCCGGGGGTGCTGGCCCACCGCAGCCGTCTGAGCGCCCCGCTGATCCCCGGCCGCCTCATCGACGCCGGCGTGGTGAACGGCCCGTGGAAGCGCCTGGTGTTCGGGCACCCGGCCCGCGAGGACGGATCGGTGAACCGGCACGCCTACGCCTTCTGCGTGCTGGAGCGGTTTTGGCGCGGACTGAAGCGCCGCGAGATCTACGCCGGCGCATCCACCAAGTGGCGCAGCCCCCAAGCGGAACTGCTGGAAGGCGCCCAGTGGGAAGCGATCCGGCCTGAGGCCCTCACCGCGCTCAGCCTGCCCGCGAGCCCGGATGAGCTGCTGGCCGAGCACTCCCGCGCCCTGGACACCGCGCTGCGCCAGGTCGGCGGGCGGCTGATCGCCAACCCCGACGTCGGGGTGGACGAAGCGGGCAAGATCCACCTGAGTGGGGCGAAGGCGGTCGAGGAACCGCCGTCGCTGGTGGACCTGCGGGCCCGCACCACCGCGATGCTGCCGCGCGTGGAGCTGCCCGAGGTGGTCCTGGAGGTCATGTCGTGGGTGCCGGAGCTGGCCGAGGCGTTCACCGCTGTCTCCGGCGGCCGGTCCCGGCTGAAGGACCTTCCGGTCTCGGTCGCGGCCTGCCTGACGGCCCACTCGCTCAACGTCGGGTACCGGCCGATCGCCAAGAAGGGCATCGAGGCGCTGGAACGCTCACGGCTGTCGCACGTCTATCAGAACTACTTCCGGCCCGAGACGCTGAGCTCGGCGAACGCGCCACTGGTCGACAAGCAGGCCGGGCTGCCGCTGGCTCAGGCGTGGGGCGGCGGTCTGGTCGCCGCGGTCGACGGGATGCGGTTCGTCGTCCCGGTCCCGGCCGCGTTCGCCCGCCCCAACCGTAAGTACTTCGGCTCCAAGCGCGGAATGACCTGGCTGAACGCTATGAACGACCGCGGCATGGGACGCGGTGCGAAGGTGGTGTCGGGGACGATCCGCGACTCCCTGCACATGGTCGACGTCCTCTTCGGTCTGGACGGCGGTGAACTCCCCGAGGTCGTGGTGTCCGACACCGGCTCCTACTCCGACCTGGTGTTCGGCCTGCTGGAGCTGCTGGGCATCTCCTACCGGCCTGCGCTGGCGGACCTGCCCGACCAGAAGGGGTGGCGGATCAGCCCGTCCGCCGACTACGGCCCCTTGAACACCTTCGCCCGGGGAAAGGTCGACCTGCGCAAGATCCGCCGCAGCTGGGAGGACATCCTCCGTGTGGTCGCCTCGATCTACACCGGCACCGTCCGGACCTACGACGTGGTCACCATGCTCCAGCGCGACGGCCACCCCACCGCCCTCGGCGAGGCGATCGCCTCCTACGGCCGGATCTTCAAGACCCTGCACATCCTGCACTACATCGACGTGGACGAGACCTACCGGCGCGACATCAAGGACATCCGCAACCTCCAGGAGAACCGCCATTCCCTCGCCCGCAAGATCTGCCACGGCAAGAAGGGCGAGCTTTACCACCGCTACGAACGCGGTCTGGAGAACCAGCTCGGCGCGCTCGGTCTCGTCCTCAACTGCGCCACCCTCTGGACGACCGTCTACCTGGATGCCGCTGTGGGCCGGCTGAAAGCCCAGGGCTACCCGGTCCGGGAGGAGGACATGGCTCGGCTGTCCCCGTTCGTCCACTCCCACCTGGGCGTGCACGGGACCTACACCTTCGCCCTCCCCGAGCTGGCCCCCGGCGCCATCCGCGACCTGCGCGATCCTGATACCGCTGAAGACGACGACGAGATCTGA
- a CDS encoding LacI family DNA-binding transcriptional regulator codes for MNIRDVAAAAGVSVATVSRVLSPKPGSQTVRPETRQRVLEVVDRVGYRPNDLARALLQDRTATVGLVLPDISNPYYPPLVRGVEDAASTLGYRVMLCNTDRDEEKTATYVDTLIKTRVDGIIIAGGSTTMPMLRDVFEPYRTKVVVVGRHELEYPSIQVDNVAAMGEVIGYLTGLGHRRIGFIAGPASSITVQDRVEGYRAALRAAGIGYNEDLVREGDLQEQSGYDVAGELAAQPTRPTALVAANDRMAVGAMAALTDAGLRVPADVSLVGFDDVSLASYIRPALTTVSVPTYDMGGAAMELLAREFEEGGGTPEPGARVLSTTLMVRESCAAPPR; via the coding sequence ATGAACATCCGAGACGTCGCCGCCGCGGCGGGGGTATCGGTGGCCACGGTGTCGCGGGTGCTCAGCCCCAAGCCGGGCAGCCAGACGGTGCGTCCGGAGACTCGCCAGCGCGTGCTGGAGGTCGTCGACCGGGTCGGCTACCGGCCGAACGACCTCGCCCGGGCGCTGCTGCAGGACCGCACCGCGACGGTGGGGCTGGTGCTTCCGGACATCTCCAACCCCTACTACCCGCCGCTGGTCCGCGGGGTGGAGGACGCCGCCTCCACCCTCGGCTACCGGGTGATGCTCTGCAACACCGACCGCGACGAGGAGAAGACGGCCACCTACGTCGACACGCTGATCAAGACGCGGGTCGACGGCATCATCATCGCGGGCGGCAGCACCACCATGCCCATGCTGCGTGACGTGTTCGAGCCGTACCGCACCAAGGTGGTGGTGGTCGGGCGGCACGAGCTGGAGTATCCCTCGATCCAGGTGGACAACGTCGCCGCGATGGGGGAGGTCATCGGGTACCTGACCGGCCTGGGCCACCGCCGGATCGGCTTCATCGCCGGTCCGGCGTCCTCGATCACCGTCCAGGACCGGGTCGAGGGGTACCGCGCGGCTCTGCGGGCCGCGGGTATCGGCTATAACGAGGACCTGGTCCGCGAAGGCGACCTGCAGGAGCAGAGCGGGTACGACGTCGCCGGCGAGCTGGCGGCGCAGCCCACCCGGCCCACCGCGCTCGTGGCGGCGAACGACCGGATGGCGGTCGGCGCCATGGCGGCTCTGACCGACGCCGGCCTGCGGGTACCCGCCGACGTCTCGCTTGTCGGGTTCGACGACGTCTCGCTGGCGAGCTACATCCGACCCGCGCTGACCACCGTGTCCGTACCCACCTACGACATGGGCGGCGCGGCCATGGAACTGCTCGCGCGCGAGTTCGAGGAGGGCGGCGGCACCCCCGAGCCCGGGGCCCGCGTGCTCTCGACCACGCTCATGGTCCGGGAAAGCTGCGCGGCTCCCCCGCGGTAG
- a CDS encoding serine hydrolase domain-containing protein: MGELTVTRDPEELGFDADRLRRIDSHFARYVDDGRLPGWLALVSRRGEIAHLATYGARDVASGAPVESDTLFRIYSMSKPVTSVAAMLLYEEGELELTDPVSRFIPAFADMRVYQNGMAANPITRPATEPIRIWHLLTHTSGLTYGFHRVHVVDQIYRRAGFDRGLPPDLDLAEAADRFADLPLLFEPGSQWNYSVATDVLGRVVEAVSGQPLERFLAERIFDPLRMTDTGFHIEAHQGDRMASLYNADANGRAAAVDTGGSAFRPPKAPSGGGGLISSASDYHRFTQMLLRGGELDGVRILSPRTLGYMTRNHLPGGADMQEFGRPVYSEVPQHGVGFGLGFAVLQDAARHRVIGSEGEFSWGGAASTVFWVDPVEELTVIFLTQLIPSSTHPIRTRLRQLVYQALVG, translated from the coding sequence GTGGGCGAACTGACGGTGACCCGCGATCCGGAAGAGCTCGGCTTCGACGCCGACCGCCTGCGCCGCATCGACAGCCATTTCGCGCGCTACGTCGACGACGGCCGGCTTCCCGGCTGGCTGGCGCTGGTGAGCCGGCGAGGGGAGATCGCGCACCTGGCGACGTACGGGGCGCGCGACGTCGCGTCCGGCGCGCCGGTCGAGAGCGACACCCTGTTCCGGATCTACTCGATGTCCAAACCCGTCACCTCGGTAGCGGCGATGCTGCTCTACGAGGAAGGGGAACTGGAACTCACCGACCCGGTCAGCCGGTTCATTCCCGCGTTCGCCGACATGCGCGTCTACCAGAACGGCATGGCCGCCAACCCGATCACCCGCCCGGCTACCGAGCCGATACGGATCTGGCACCTCCTCACACACACCTCGGGACTGACCTACGGCTTCCACCGCGTCCACGTCGTGGACCAGATCTACCGCCGGGCCGGGTTCGACCGGGGCCTGCCGCCCGATCTCGACCTCGCCGAGGCCGCCGACCGGTTCGCCGATCTCCCCCTGCTCTTCGAACCGGGGTCGCAGTGGAACTACTCCGTCGCCACCGACGTACTCGGGCGGGTGGTCGAGGCGGTGTCGGGCCAGCCGCTGGAGCGGTTCCTGGCCGAGCGGATCTTCGACCCGCTGCGCATGACCGATACCGGCTTCCACATCGAAGCGCACCAGGGCGACCGGATGGCCTCGCTGTACAACGCCGACGCGAACGGGCGCGCCGCCGCGGTCGACACCGGCGGCAGCGCCTTCCGTCCGCCCAAGGCGCCGTCCGGCGGGGGCGGGCTGATCTCCAGCGCCAGCGACTACCACCGGTTCACCCAGATGCTGCTGCGCGGCGGTGAGCTCGACGGCGTCCGTATCCTCAGCCCGCGCACGCTCGGCTACATGACCCGCAACCACCTGCCCGGCGGCGCCGACATGCAGGAGTTCGGCCGGCCGGTGTACTCCGAGGTCCCGCAGCACGGTGTCGGTTTCGGGCTCGGGTTCGCGGTGCTCCAGGACGCCGCGCGGCACCGGGTCATCGGCTCGGAGGGCGAGTTCAGTTGGGGCGGCGCCGCGAGCACCGTGTTCTGGGTCGATCCGGTCGAAGAGCTGACGGTCATCTTCTTGACCCAGCTCATCCCCTCCAGCACGCACCCGATCCGCACCAGGCTGCGGCAGCTCGTCTACCAGGCCCTGGTCGGCTGA
- a CDS encoding SDR family NAD(P)-dependent oxidoreductase, protein MDQLKGKTALVTGASSGIGLATARRFVAEGARVYLTGRREAELDSAARDLGPSAVPVRTDVSENADLEQLFERVKLDGQGLDVVFANAGGGEFAALDELTPDGFDRTFATNVRGTVFTVQKALPLLNDSASIVVTGSSAAHRGVPNFGAYSASKAALGQFVRVWAAELSPRGIRINTIVPGTTDTPGLRGLNPDDQDAMLQQMADATTLGRVAHPEEIAAAVLFLASNESSFVTGTELTADGGER, encoded by the coding sequence GTGGATCAGCTGAAGGGCAAGACGGCCCTGGTCACCGGAGCAAGCAGCGGCATCGGCCTGGCGACAGCCCGGCGGTTCGTCGCCGAGGGCGCACGGGTGTACCTGACGGGACGACGGGAGGCCGAGCTGGACAGCGCGGCTCGCGACCTCGGACCCAGCGCTGTCCCGGTCCGCACCGACGTCTCCGAGAACGCCGACCTGGAACAGCTCTTCGAGCGCGTCAAGCTGGACGGGCAGGGACTCGACGTGGTGTTCGCTAACGCGGGAGGAGGCGAGTTCGCCGCCCTCGACGAGCTGACACCCGACGGGTTCGACCGCACCTTCGCGACCAATGTCCGCGGCACCGTCTTCACCGTCCAGAAAGCCCTGCCCCTGCTCAACGACTCGGCGAGCATCGTCGTCACCGGCTCGTCCGCGGCCCACCGCGGCGTCCCGAACTTCGGGGCCTACTCAGCCTCAAAGGCAGCACTGGGCCAGTTCGTCCGCGTCTGGGCCGCCGAGCTATCCCCCCGGGGCATCCGCATCAACACCATCGTCCCCGGCACCACCGACACCCCGGGACTGCGAGGACTCAACCCCGACGACCAAGACGCGATGCTCCAGCAGATGGCCGACGCCACCACCCTGGGACGCGTCGCCCACCCCGAGGAGATCGCCGCCGCCGTCCTGTTCCTGGCCAGCAACGAATCGAGCTTCGTCACCGGCACCGAACTCACCGCCGACGGTGGTGAGAGATAG